A window of Martelella mediterranea DSM 17316 contains these coding sequences:
- a CDS encoding Lrp/AsnC family transcriptional regulator: MRQIALDKIDRKILSELQVDGKITNVELSGRVGLSPSPCLQRVRALEEEGVIDRYVALVDPKSVGLSISVFIQVTLERQVENALELFESKMESYPEVMECYLMTGDSDYLIRVAVADVDLLQKFIINYLTTVPGVANIKSSFALKQVKYKTALPIENAPSG; the protein is encoded by the coding sequence ATGCGGCAAATCGCACTTGATAAAATAGATAGAAAAATCCTGTCCGAGCTGCAGGTGGATGGCAAGATCACCAATGTGGAACTGTCCGGTCGCGTGGGGCTTTCGCCCTCGCCCTGCCTGCAGCGCGTGCGCGCCCTGGAAGAGGAAGGGGTTATCGACCGCTATGTGGCGTTGGTGGATCCCAAATCCGTCGGCCTGTCGATCAGCGTCTTCATTCAGGTCACGCTCGAACGCCAGGTGGAAAACGCGCTCGAACTGTTCGAGAGCAAGATGGAATCCTATCCCGAGGTCATGGAATGCTACCTGATGACAGGCGACAGCGACTACCTCATTCGCGTGGCGGTCGCCGATGTCGACCTGCTGCAGAAATTCATCATCAATTACCTGACCACGGTCCCCGGGGTCGCGAATATCAAGTCGAGCTTCGCCCTGAAGCAGGTCAAATACAAAACCGCCCTGCCGATCGAAAATGCGCCCTCGGGTTAA
- a CDS encoding dihydrolipoyllysine-residue acetyltransferase produces MSKTIEFTVPDIGDFSSVPVVEIHVAPGDTISIDDSVISLESDKATLDVPSTIAGRIVEVCVGEGDRVSQGSLIAIVEISAENAASDEARGTEKETAVETATAEPPDAAAAPASKPALATTTTAVADGRLAHASPGVRKLARELGVEIGSVSGSGPKGRITRDDLHAFVKSRLGGSAPSANAATGEGLDLLPWPKVDYEKFGETERVPLSRIARLSGPNLARNATIIPHVTNFEEADITELEAFRKSLNADSRDGLKLSILPFVAKAAAATLRLHPKFNSSLDGDALVLKKYFNIGVATDTPEGLVVPVVKAADQKGIIEIAAEMVELAAQARAGKLKPQDMQGATFTISSLGGIGGTNFTPIINAPEVAILGMTRARMQPVWNGEDFEPRLIQPLSMSWDHRAVDGVAAARFLVTLKDMLSDFRRITL; encoded by the coding sequence ATGAGCAAGACCATAGAATTCACCGTGCCCGATATCGGCGATTTCTCTAGCGTGCCTGTCGTCGAAATCCATGTCGCGCCGGGCGATACCATATCGATCGACGACTCCGTCATATCGCTTGAATCCGACAAGGCCACGCTGGATGTGCCCTCCACCATTGCCGGGCGGATCGTCGAAGTGTGCGTCGGTGAAGGCGACAGGGTCAGCCAGGGCTCGCTGATCGCCATCGTCGAGATCAGCGCCGAGAATGCAGCTTCGGATGAGGCTCGGGGCACTGAGAAAGAGACGGCGGTCGAGACCGCCACTGCCGAGCCCCCGGACGCCGCCGCCGCGCCGGCGTCAAAGCCGGCGTTGGCGACAACCACGACGGCGGTCGCCGATGGAAGGTTGGCCCATGCCTCGCCCGGGGTTCGAAAGCTCGCGCGCGAACTCGGCGTCGAGATCGGGTCGGTGAGCGGGAGCGGCCCCAAGGGCCGGATAACGCGCGACGACCTGCATGCCTTTGTGAAATCGAGGCTTGGCGGCAGCGCGCCATCGGCAAATGCTGCCACCGGCGAAGGGTTGGACCTCCTTCCCTGGCCGAAAGTCGATTACGAGAAATTTGGCGAAACGGAACGCGTGCCGCTTTCCCGTATCGCCCGGCTTTCCGGCCCCAACCTGGCGCGCAATGCGACGATCATTCCGCATGTCACCAATTTCGAGGAGGCCGACATCACCGAGCTGGAGGCGTTCCGGAAATCTCTCAACGCTGATTCCAGAGACGGCCTCAAGCTTTCGATCCTGCCGTTCGTTGCCAAGGCGGCGGCGGCCACGCTGAGGCTGCACCCCAAGTTCAATTCTTCGCTCGATGGCGATGCACTCGTCCTGAAGAAATATTTCAATATCGGGGTGGCCACGGATACGCCGGAGGGGCTGGTCGTGCCTGTGGTCAAGGCCGCGGACCAGAAGGGGATCATCGAGATCGCCGCGGAAATGGTCGAGCTCGCCGCTCAGGCGAGAGCCGGCAAGCTCAAGCCTCAGGACATGCAGGGCGCAACCTTCACGATATCGTCTTTGGGCGGCATCGGCGGTACGAATTTCACGCCGATCATCAATGCGCCCGAGGTCGCCATTCTGGGTATGACGCGGGCCAGGATGCAGCCGGTGTGGAACGGAGAGGACTTCGAGCCGCGCCTGATACAGCCGCTTTCCATGAGCTGGGATCACCGTGCCGTCGACGGCGTGGCCGCCGCGCGCTTCCTGGTGACGCTGAAAGACATGCTGTCGGATTTCCGGCGTATTACCCTTTAG
- the mdeB gene encoding alpha-ketoglutarate dehydrogenase, with protein MSKVELQIGGHIDPDPLETREWIEALTAVIEANGSSRAQFLLRQLEEVGRRNGVFVGGQPYSSYRNTIPVASQGHYPGNLAIEEKLTSIMRWNALAMVVRANKAYGGLGGHIASYASVAEIFEVGFNHFFRAKTETFGGDLVYFQPHSAPGVYARAFLEGRLQEEQLDNYRQELSGNGLCSYPHPWLMPDFWQFPTGSMGIGPLNAVYQARYMRYLEARGLADTAGRHVWGVFGDGEMDEPESVAGLTLAAREKLDNLTFIVNCNLQRLDGPVRGNGQIIQELESLFIGAGWNVIKVLWGSEWDGLFARDKDLVLLRRFAETVDGEYQNLGSKDGDYNRHKFFDIDPATRDLVSHMTDDEIHTLKRGGHDLRKLHAAFAAAKAHKGRPTVILAKTKKGYGMGNAGESRMTAHQSKKLDMEALVSFRDRFKLPLSEKDLEDLKFYKPADDSEEMRYLRARREALGGSMPSRRTTVQGAALPNIPELADYAKFALEADGKEMSTTMAAVRMLSALLKDKSVGPRIVPIVADEARTFGMDNLFRQIGIYAPEGQLYEPEDAGSMLFYKEAKNGQLLEEGITEAGAISSWAAAATSYSVHDTATLPFYIYYSMFGFQRVGDLIWAAADQRARGFLLGATAGRTTLSGEGLQHQDGASHVIAATIPNCKAYDPAFAYELAVIMHAGILRMMDEQRDEFYYLTVMNENYAQPSMPEGCEDGILKGLYKLGERGKAESEVKVRLVGSGTILNEVIAAADILADDFGIASEIFSATSFSELSREARSVERRNRLSPQKERAKSYVETCLPGELPIIAATDYVRAVPEMIAPYVEGRLVALGTDGFGRSDQREALRRFFEVDRESIAIAAIEALVRAGHSEPETLTKALKSFGIDGTSPDPWTV; from the coding sequence ATGAGTAAAGTCGAACTTCAAATTGGCGGTCATATTGATCCCGATCCTCTGGAGACGCGCGAATGGATCGAAGCGCTCACCGCGGTGATCGAGGCCAATGGAAGTTCGCGCGCCCAATTCCTGCTCAGGCAGTTGGAGGAGGTCGGACGGCGCAACGGCGTTTTTGTCGGCGGTCAGCCCTATTCCTCCTACCGGAACACGATTCCCGTGGCGTCTCAGGGGCACTATCCGGGCAACCTCGCCATCGAGGAGAAGCTGACGTCGATCATGCGTTGGAACGCGCTGGCCATGGTGGTTCGCGCCAACAAGGCCTATGGCGGCCTGGGCGGCCATATCGCCAGCTATGCCTCCGTGGCGGAAATTTTCGAGGTCGGGTTCAATCATTTCTTCCGCGCGAAGACCGAGACATTCGGCGGCGATCTCGTTTACTTCCAGCCGCATTCGGCGCCGGGCGTTTACGCGCGCGCCTTCCTGGAAGGCAGGCTGCAGGAAGAGCAGCTTGACAATTACCGGCAGGAACTGTCGGGCAACGGGCTCTGTTCCTATCCGCATCCCTGGCTGATGCCGGATTTCTGGCAGTTTCCGACAGGGTCGATGGGGATCGGCCCGTTGAACGCCGTCTACCAGGCGCGCTACATGCGTTACCTCGAAGCCCGCGGATTGGCCGACACCGCCGGGCGGCACGTCTGGGGCGTGTTCGGCGACGGCGAGATGGACGAGCCGGAATCGGTTGCCGGCCTGACGCTGGCCGCGCGTGAAAAGCTCGACAACCTGACCTTCATCGTCAACTGCAACCTGCAGCGGCTTGATGGGCCGGTGCGCGGCAACGGCCAGATCATTCAGGAGCTTGAGAGCCTGTTTATCGGCGCTGGCTGGAATGTCATCAAGGTGCTCTGGGGGTCGGAGTGGGACGGCCTTTTCGCCCGGGACAAGGATCTGGTCCTGCTCAGGCGCTTTGCCGAAACCGTTGACGGGGAATACCAGAATCTCGGCTCCAAGGACGGCGACTACAACCGCCATAAATTCTTCGACATCGACCCGGCCACGCGCGATCTGGTTTCGCACATGACCGACGACGAGATCCACACGCTCAAGCGCGGCGGGCACGATCTCAGAAAACTTCATGCCGCTTTTGCCGCCGCCAAGGCGCATAAGGGGCGGCCCACGGTCATCCTCGCCAAGACCAAGAAGGGCTACGGCATGGGCAATGCCGGCGAAAGCAGGATGACGGCCCATCAGTCCAAGAAACTCGACATGGAAGCGCTGGTGAGCTTCCGCGACCGGTTCAAGCTGCCGTTGAGCGAGAAAGATCTCGAAGACCTGAAATTCTACAAGCCGGCGGATGACAGCGAGGAAATGCGCTATCTGCGCGCGCGCCGCGAGGCGCTGGGCGGGTCGATGCCGTCGCGGCGCACCACCGTTCAGGGCGCCGCGCTGCCCAACATTCCCGAACTTGCGGACTATGCGAAATTCGCGCTGGAGGCGGATGGCAAGGAAATGTCGACCACGATGGCGGCGGTGCGCATGCTCAGCGCGCTCTTGAAGGACAAGTCGGTCGGACCGCGCATCGTGCCCATCGTCGCCGATGAGGCGCGCACCTTCGGGATGGATAACCTGTTCCGCCAGATCGGCATTTATGCGCCCGAGGGCCAGCTCTACGAACCGGAGGATGCCGGCTCGATGCTGTTCTACAAGGAAGCGAAGAATGGCCAGCTGCTCGAAGAGGGGATTACGGAAGCCGGCGCCATTTCATCCTGGGCGGCGGCTGCCACATCCTATTCGGTTCACGACACGGCGACATTGCCCTTCTACATCTATTATTCGATGTTCGGCTTCCAGCGCGTCGGCGACCTGATCTGGGCTGCGGCCGACCAGCGCGCCCGCGGGTTCCTGCTCGGCGCGACGGCGGGCCGCACGACCCTGTCCGGCGAGGGGCTGCAGCACCAGGATGGCGCAAGCCATGTGATTGCCGCGACCATTCCGAACTGCAAGGCCTACGACCCCGCCTTTGCCTACGAGCTCGCGGTGATCATGCATGCGGGCATCCTGCGCATGATGGATGAGCAGAGGGACGAGTTCTATTATCTGACCGTGATGAACGAGAACTACGCCCAGCCATCCATGCCGGAAGGATGCGAGGACGGAATCCTCAAGGGCCTGTACAAGCTCGGCGAACGCGGCAAGGCAGAATCCGAAGTCAAGGTCAGACTGGTCGGCTCCGGCACGATACTCAACGAGGTCATCGCCGCCGCCGATATCCTCGCTGACGATTTCGGCATTGCATCCGAGATCTTTTCGGCGACGAGTTTCTCGGAGCTTTCACGGGAGGCTCGCAGCGTCGAAAGGCGAAACCGGCTCTCGCCCCAAAAGGAACGGGCGAAGTCCTATGTCGAGACATGTCTGCCTGGCGAACTGCCCATTATCGCCGCGACCGATTATGTCCGCGCCGTTCCCGAAATGATCGCTCCCTATGTCGAAGGCCGTCTTGTCGCCCTCGGCACGGATGGCTTCGGCAGGTCCGATCAACGCGAGGCCCTGCGCCGGTTCTTCGAGGTCGATCGCGAAAGCATCGCCATTGCTGCAATCGAGGCGCTTGTTCGGGCGGGGCACAGCGAACCCGAGACTTTGACCAAGGCGCTCAAGTCGTTCGGGATCGACGGCACGTCGCCGGATCCGTGGACAGTTTGA